A single window of Dendropsophus ebraccatus isolate aDenEbr1 chromosome 5, aDenEbr1.pat, whole genome shotgun sequence DNA harbors:
- the LOC138792645 gene encoding chymotrypsin-like elastase family member 1 → MLKLLVLATLVLCGYCHEDNIRYLEDNENVRVVGGTNAAKNAWPWQVSLQYRSGSSWYHTCGASLIRANRVLTAAHCVDSNLTFRVGLGEHSLSANDGTEQYISVSSIRRHASWNTNNVAAGYDIAILWLASSATLSSAVKLATLPASGSTLAHNYNCVVTGWGRLKTGGSLATILQQANLPVVAHSTCSLSNWWGSTVKTSMICAGGDGVKSSCNGDSGGPLNCAVNGVYQVHGIVSFGSSLGCNYYQKPSVFTKVSSYISWINSNI, encoded by the exons ATGCTCAAGCTTCTTGTGCTCGCTACACTTGTCCTCTGTG GATATTGTCATGAGGATAACATCCGCTACCTTGAAGATAATGAAAATGTACGTGTGGTAGGAGGAACTAATGCTGCAAAGAATGCCTGGCCCTGGCAG GTATCTCTTCAGTATCGATCTGGTAGTAGCTGGTATCACACTTGTGGGGCTTCCCTGATCCGTGCTAACCGTGTCCTGACTGCTGCTCATTGTGtggacag TAATCTTACCTTCCGTGTGGGCCTTGGAGAGCACAGTCTTAGCGCTAATGATGGCACTGAACAGTACATTTCTGTCTCTTCCATCAGGAGACATGCTAGCTGGAACACCAACAACGTTGCTGCTGG ATATGATATTGCAATCCTGTGGCTGGCCTCCAGTGCTACCCTGAGCAGTGCTGTGAAACTGGCTACGCTGCCTGCAAGTGGATCTACTCTGGCCCATAACTACAACTGTGTGGTAACTGGATGGGGAAGACTCAAAA CCGGAGGATCTCTTGCCACTATTCTCCAGCAAGCCAATCTGCCCGTTGTTGCCCACTCAACCTGCTCACTTAGCAACTGGTGGGGAAGCACTGTCAAGACCAGCATGATCTGTGCCGGTGGAGATGGAGTAAAGTCTTCTTGCAAT GGTGATTCTGGAGGACCCCTCAACTGTGCAGTTAATGGCGTGTACCAAGTCCATGGTATTGTCAGCTTTGGATCGTCTCTTGGATGCAACTACTACCAGAAACCATCGGTGTTTACCAAAGTCTCCTCTTACATCTCCTGGATCAACAGT aaCATCTAA